A portion of the Flavobacterium limnophilum genome contains these proteins:
- a CDS encoding LysM peptidoglycan-binding domain-containing protein, translating to MKYFFSVLLLTVFISNVSFGQQATTTHKVLKGENITQIAQNHKTTPAEIYKLNPEAQGGISENQILNIPERLAQPKNTIAHIVAPKETLYGLATKYKVKVEAIQTLNAAALANGMQIGEELFIPEATIQKTETVGVKSTHLVQAKESLFSIARQYNVSVEDLDKANSDLLKDGLQIGQEIKIPNKKKTLDGRVRVINDETIFHVVKPKETKYSIAKQFGISVAQLESQNPEIVNGLIEGNKLAINVQAVKPTNENEELMIALAEKQVVVEKSKAKEAEIEKLSDKLYVQRQINQKVLKINSLQINLDQIDVSKEGSVERLKLVLEANKNIQDVLISKLDSLVYRMNEELDDIKNTEITNIEDSKRLEKISYDNIAKTSQLSTELKKELAENRKVYTGFMNKAEQMVVAENLIYKKKVRENQSANAKPMDDATPDKIKEMTVEKLAYEQKRRDELTDQITEILESIDSQKKVEIKRHISKAVFYTQEARDFDDKVALVKLERYKTKAEASQSKAKMNTELDSTPSKEKIKYVEPRIETCNNLKAVNNGYYLVIDSYKEASERDHFIMQLIDSGELNSSFFFNVNALVYYVYTNYYKTKEEVIEEYKQKSGQFLYDKMFIVKIENE from the coding sequence ATGAAATATTTTTTTAGCGTTTTATTGTTGACTGTTTTTATTTCTAATGTCTCTTTCGGACAGCAAGCTACAACAACTCACAAAGTTCTAAAAGGCGAAAACATAACCCAAATCGCCCAAAATCACAAAACCACTCCTGCTGAAATTTATAAACTGAATCCAGAAGCGCAAGGCGGAATTAGCGAAAACCAAATACTGAATATTCCGGAAAGACTTGCTCAACCCAAAAATACAATTGCCCATATTGTAGCTCCCAAAGAAACCTTGTATGGTTTGGCTACCAAGTACAAAGTAAAAGTGGAAGCCATTCAAACTTTGAATGCAGCAGCTCTTGCTAATGGTATGCAAATAGGAGAGGAATTATTTATTCCTGAAGCTACAATTCAAAAAACAGAAACAGTTGGTGTAAAAAGTACCCACCTAGTTCAGGCAAAAGAGTCTTTGTTCAGCATTGCCAGACAATATAATGTATCCGTTGAAGATTTAGACAAAGCCAATTCAGATTTGCTGAAAGACGGTTTGCAAATCGGACAGGAAATCAAAATCCCAAACAAAAAGAAAACTTTAGATGGTAGAGTGAGAGTCATCAATGACGAAACTATTTTCCATGTAGTCAAGCCCAAAGAAACGAAATATTCCATAGCCAAACAATTTGGGATTTCGGTGGCACAATTAGAATCCCAAAATCCTGAAATTGTAAACGGATTGATTGAAGGCAATAAGTTGGCCATCAACGTGCAAGCCGTCAAGCCAACCAATGAAAACGAAGAGCTAATGATTGCCTTGGCCGAAAAGCAGGTGGTAGTTGAAAAATCAAAAGCCAAGGAAGCTGAAATTGAAAAATTGTCCGACAAGTTATATGTACAACGACAAATCAATCAAAAGGTACTGAAAATAAATTCCTTGCAAATCAATTTGGATCAAATTGATGTTTCAAAAGAAGGTTCCGTAGAAAGATTAAAACTGGTATTGGAAGCCAACAAAAACATTCAGGATGTTTTGATTTCCAAATTAGATTCGTTGGTTTACAGGATGAACGAAGAATTGGATGACATCAAAAACACCGAAATTACAAATATTGAGGACTCCAAAAGACTTGAAAAAATATCGTACGACAATATTGCCAAAACAAGCCAACTGTCAACAGAACTTAAAAAAGAATTGGCCGAAAACAGAAAAGTTTATACAGGGTTCATGAATAAAGCAGAGCAAATGGTCGTGGCCGAAAATTTAATCTACAAGAAAAAAGTCAGAGAAAATCAAAGTGCCAATGCAAAACCGATGGACGATGCCACACCAGACAAGATAAAAGAAATGACGGTGGAAAAATTGGCCTATGAACAAAAGCGCAGGGATGAATTAACCGATCAAATAACGGAAATCCTCGAATCTATTGACAGTCAAAAGAAGGTAGAGATAAAAAGACATATTAGTAAAGCGGTTTTTTATACCCAGGAAGCCAGAGATTTTGACGATAAAGTGGCATTGGTCAAACTAGAAAGATATAAAACAAAAGCAGAAGCATCCCAATCCAAAGCAAAAATGAACACAGAACTGGATTCAACCCCATCGAAAGAAAAAATAAAATATGTTGAACCCAGAATTGAAACCTGCAACAATCTCAAAGCAGTAAACAACGGCTATTATCTTGTGATAGACAGTTATAAAGAAGCTTCGGAAAGAGATCATTTTATTATGCAATTAATCGATTCAGGCGAACTCAATTCGAGTTTCTTTTTTAATGTAAATGCACTGGTTTATTACGTTTATACCAACTATTATAAGACAAAAGAAGAAGTAATTGAAGAATACAAACAAAAAAGTGGCCAATTTCTTTATGATAAAATGTTTATTGTCAAAATTGAAAATGAATAA
- a CDS encoding LysM peptidoglycan-binding domain-containing protein, with protein sequence MKYFITVCLAILVFSFNGFSQEKNSTHKVEKGETVAQIAQKYNVTPYDIYKLNPDAQSGLKPNSVLLIPKKSATSKATVQAKTHKVAPKETLFAIEKKYGVSDEALKKANPDLEKLGLQIGQTLVIPSNTGSKTVASIPEKPVYHEVLPKETKFSIAKKYGITIEELEKRNPEIIPNLPIGYQLLIKGTAPKTDKGVTVATPKETPKPIVPKVAPAIRYVDYEVKPKETLYSLSKSSGLSQEEFIQLNPALANGVEVGMVLKVPSTAAMTPETKKVYTSLSKKTTDRKKLVLLLPFNLSKIESDTINSTASRLKKDKFLNMTLDFYSGALMAIDSAKTLGIPVDIKIFDSQETKNSSNISSINQENNLETADAIIGPFYQNNVEKMAELVGKNNVPVISPLSKDLGNAYPNLYQTIPTNETLKAAMFDYMRAKGGNIIAVVDKKKESVRQYIRENQKDVQFAPLQENGSLSVDGLKSLFVKDKINYVVMETANTVMIKWTMSTMMSAMANYKMQLVILEPNETLDTDEINFVNLTKLKLMYPSVTRENESPEALIFDKEYRKKNKIFPSNFATRGFDVIFDTMMRLSQDKTYQETADAVATEQVDNKFEYYKKEGGGYTNKGVYILYYDTDLTIKEAN encoded by the coding sequence ATGAAATATTTTATAACGGTTTGTTTGGCTATTTTGGTTTTTTCTTTCAATGGTTTTTCACAAGAAAAAAATAGTACGCACAAGGTTGAAAAAGGCGAAACAGTAGCCCAAATTGCACAAAAATACAATGTCACCCCTTATGATATTTATAAATTAAATCCCGATGCCCAAAGTGGTTTGAAGCCCAACAGCGTTTTGCTGATTCCTAAAAAATCGGCTACTTCAAAAGCAACTGTTCAAGCCAAAACGCATAAAGTAGCACCCAAAGAGACTTTGTTTGCCATCGAAAAAAAATATGGTGTTTCAGACGAAGCCTTGAAAAAAGCCAATCCCGATTTGGAGAAATTAGGATTGCAAATCGGACAAACACTTGTTATCCCTTCGAATACGGGTTCGAAAACTGTAGCTTCAATACCGGAGAAACCCGTTTATCACGAAGTACTTCCAAAGGAAACCAAGTTTTCCATTGCCAAAAAATATGGAATTACCATCGAAGAATTGGAAAAACGAAACCCTGAAATTATTCCTAATCTGCCAATAGGATACCAATTGTTGATCAAAGGGACTGCTCCAAAAACGGATAAAGGTGTAACGGTTGCCACTCCAAAAGAAACTCCAAAACCCATTGTTCCCAAAGTTGCTCCAGCCATCCGTTATGTGGATTACGAGGTGAAACCCAAAGAGACTTTGTACAGTTTGTCCAAATCGTCTGGTTTGAGTCAAGAGGAATTCATCCAATTGAATCCGGCTTTGGCCAATGGTGTCGAAGTGGGGATGGTCTTGAAAGTGCCGTCAACAGCTGCAATGACACCCGAAACCAAGAAAGTCTATACCTCTTTGTCGAAAAAAACTACCGATAGAAAAAAACTGGTTTTGTTGTTGCCTTTCAATTTGTCGAAAATAGAAAGCGACACCATAAATTCAACTGCGTCTCGCTTGAAAAAAGACAAGTTCCTGAACATGACTCTGGATTTTTACTCCGGTGCCTTGATGGCCATCGATTCTGCCAAAACACTGGGAATTCCAGTTGACATTAAAATTTTTGATTCTCAAGAAACCAAAAACAGTTCGAATATTTCCAGCATTAATCAAGAAAATAATCTAGAAACTGCCGATGCCATAATTGGTCCTTTTTATCAAAATAACGTGGAGAAAATGGCAGAGTTAGTAGGCAAAAACAATGTTCCGGTAATTTCCCCTTTGTCAAAAGATTTAGGAAATGCCTATCCTAATTTGTACCAAACGATTCCAACAAACGAAACTTTAAAGGCTGCCATGTTTGATTACATGAGAGCCAAAGGAGGCAATATCATTGCGGTGGTAGACAAGAAAAAGGAATCGGTTAGACAGTATATTCGTGAAAACCAAAAAGACGTACAATTTGCGCCTCTACAAGAAAACGGAAGTTTGTCTGTTGATGGTTTGAAAAGCTTGTTCGTTAAAGACAAAATAAATTATGTGGTCATGGAAACGGCCAACACGGTCATGATAAAATGGACGATGAGCACGATGATGAGTGCCATGGCCAATTACAAAATGCAGTTGGTGATTTTGGAACCGAACGAAACCTTGGACACGGATGAAATTAATTTCGTGAATTTGACCAAATTAAAATTGATGTATCCTTCGGTAACCCGCGAAAACGAATCTCCCGAAGCCTTGATTTTTGATAAGGAATACAGAAAGAAAAACAAGATTTTCCCGAGTAATTTTGCCACTCGTGGTTTCGACGTGATTTTTGACACCATGATGCGTTTGTCGCAAGACAAAACCTATCAGGAAACCGCCGATGCCGTTGCCACGGAGCAAGTGGACAACAAGTTTGAATATTACAAAAAAGAGGGCGGAGGCTACACCAATAAAGGTGTTTATATCCTGTATTACGACACTGATTTAACGATAAAAGAAGCGAATTAA
- a CDS encoding OsmC family protein: protein MTSKVTYLGDLRTSSIHIQSGSEIISDAPLDNNGKGEAFSPTDTVANALASCMMTVMGIKARDLNVDFTGSTAAVTKIMQAEPRRISAIEIVFDINLATDEKTKTILERTAMTCPVFLSLNTEIEKRISFNWK from the coding sequence ATGACCTCAAAAGTAACTTATTTAGGAGATTTAAGAACATCGTCCATACACATACAATCCGGTAGCGAAATCATCTCCGATGCACCATTGGACAACAACGGAAAAGGCGAGGCTTTTTCGCCAACAGACACCGTGGCCAATGCATTGGCCAGTTGCATGATGACCGTTATGGGAATCAAGGCAAGAGATTTGAATGTAGATTTCACGGGTTCAACAGCAGCAGTGACCAAAATTATGCAAGCCGAACCCAGACGCATCAGCGCCATCGAAATTGTTTTTGACATAAACCTTGCCACTGACGAGAAAACCAAAACCATTCTCGAAAGGACTGCAATGACTTGTCCAGTTTTCTTGAGTTTGAATACCGAAATCGAGAAGAGGATTAGTTTTAATTGGAAATAA
- a CDS encoding DUF3820 family protein, whose translation MEQDPKQLIKLAHTKMPFGKYEGKYLIDLPEYYVVWYSNKGFPKGELGQQLQLVYELKLNGLEELIRNIRKRYPKPI comes from the coding sequence ATGGAACAAGACCCTAAACAACTCATCAAACTGGCGCACACCAAAATGCCTTTTGGTAAATATGAAGGCAAATATCTCATTGATTTGCCCGAGTATTATGTGGTTTGGTACTCCAACAAAGGTTTTCCGAAAGGAGAATTGGGACAGCAACTGCAATTGGTTTACGAATTAAAACTCAACGGCCTCGAAGAGTTGATTCGCAATATTCGAAAAAGATATCCAAAACCAATTTGA
- a CDS encoding DUF3857 domain-containing protein: MKRNSLKTIFTVVSLLCSSLFFAQEYSFKNYDWNEKETKVDIPVQYKNEKEVILERTTKIEIVVSGKTAKQYHLLHEKIFINSDDAIERNNKIYIPFSLDESVLVNKARVILKNGSVIHLDKKDIKEDVDQEKGMKYNYFAVNGLEKGAVIEKLYVLEENPEFTGQTIKMQDEYPIGSLNFELIYPSYLVFKTKSYNGLSEPVLDDKKIPNTAILAVTEKNIPALDNDENYSNWNLQLKLFRYKLDENLMNGGRNLNNFKEFSTNLYERLNPELDKKVQKTLDDFCKTIPKSNDLQEQIWNIENKIKKTINYDRYIDTKETVANVIETKQANQTDILKIYLAVFKNFNIENNMVFTSNRYKIPFDKDFESFENLNELLFYFPSIKKYLTPTEIEYRIPLFPMTIANNNGLFIKEKTFAGVKMGIGEINFIEIPGNDISHDIMNITVDFTNDVENPLITSNLTFGGYSGLNFQPIKDFASAEQYKAFLKNVAENYTVETEYKTLTTENDGTDFIGKKPFVLNVTYEGKDLTKKAGENYLFSVGETIGKQMEFYQENKRTLPVEIDYPHFYTRNIKILLPKGATVKNLDKFVMDFKTQINGKTEAAFISKYTQKGDEILVENTEFYNIINYPLNKFDDYKAVINAAADFNKIVIIVTK, translated from the coding sequence ATGAAAAGAAATTCCCTAAAAACCATTTTTACCGTAGTTAGCCTCTTGTGTTCTTCCCTGTTTTTTGCACAGGAATACTCCTTTAAAAATTACGACTGGAACGAGAAAGAAACAAAAGTTGACATCCCAGTCCAATACAAAAACGAGAAAGAAGTAATCTTGGAGCGAACCACGAAAATAGAAATCGTGGTTTCGGGCAAAACTGCCAAACAGTATCATTTGTTGCACGAAAAAATCTTCATCAACTCGGATGATGCCATCGAGCGCAACAACAAAATTTATATTCCTTTCAGCCTTGACGAAAGTGTTTTGGTCAACAAAGCCAGGGTTATCCTGAAAAACGGCTCTGTCATTCATTTGGACAAAAAAGACATCAAGGAAGACGTGGACCAGGAAAAAGGAATGAAATACAACTATTTTGCCGTAAACGGACTCGAAAAAGGTGCCGTGATCGAAAAACTTTATGTATTGGAAGAAAATCCCGAATTCACGGGTCAAACCATCAAAATGCAGGATGAATATCCTATTGGCAGTTTGAATTTTGAATTGATTTACCCCAGTTATCTTGTTTTCAAAACCAAATCCTACAACGGTTTAAGCGAGCCTGTACTTGATGACAAAAAGATTCCAAACACGGCAATTCTTGCCGTAACGGAAAAGAATATTCCCGCTTTGGATAACGACGAAAACTATTCGAACTGGAATTTGCAATTGAAATTATTCCGCTATAAACTGGATGAAAACCTGATGAATGGCGGTAGAAATCTAAACAACTTCAAGGAATTTTCGACCAATTTGTACGAAAGACTCAACCCGGAATTGGACAAGAAAGTGCAAAAGACTTTGGATGATTTTTGCAAAACCATTCCAAAATCAAACGATTTGCAAGAGCAAATTTGGAACATCGAAAACAAAATCAAGAAAACCATAAACTACGACAGGTATATCGACACCAAGGAAACCGTGGCCAATGTCATTGAAACCAAACAAGCCAATCAAACCGATATCTTGAAAATATATTTGGCTGTTTTCAAGAACTTCAATATCGAAAACAACATGGTTTTCACTTCAAATCGATACAAAATCCCTTTTGACAAAGATTTTGAAAGTTTCGAAAACCTGAACGAATTATTGTTCTATTTCCCAAGCATCAAAAAATACTTGACACCAACAGAAATCGAGTATCGCATTCCTTTATTCCCAATGACAATAGCCAACAACAACGGTTTGTTCATCAAGGAAAAAACATTCGCGGGAGTGAAAATGGGCATTGGAGAAATTAATTTTATCGAAATCCCGGGCAATGACATTTCGCACGACATCATGAACATTACGGTTGATTTCACCAACGATGTCGAAAATCCCTTGATTACGAGCAACCTGACTTTTGGAGGTTATTCGGGTTTAAATTTTCAACCGATCAAGGATTTTGCTTCGGCAGAACAATACAAAGCCTTTTTGAAAAATGTGGCCGAAAACTACACCGTGGAAACAGAATACAAAACCTTGACCACGGAAAATGACGGAACCGATTTTATTGGCAAAAAACCTTTCGTTTTGAATGTTACCTATGAAGGCAAAGACCTGACTAAAAAAGCAGGAGAAAACTATTTATTCTCTGTGGGAGAAACCATAGGCAAACAAATGGAGTTCTACCAAGAAAACAAAAGAACATTGCCGGTAGAGATTGATTATCCTCATTTTTACACTCGAAACATCAAAATTTTGTTGCCAAAAGGAGCGACGGTTAAAAACCTGGACAAATTTGTAATGGATTTTAAAACACAAATTAACGGCAAAACCGAAGCGGCTTTCATTAGCAAATACACCCAAAAAGGCGATGAAATCTTGGTGGAAAACACCGAATTTTACAACATCATCAACTATCCTTTAAACAAGTTTGACGATTACAAAGCCGTAATCAACGCCGCTGCCGATTTCAATAAAATCGTGATTATCGTGACGAAATAA
- a CDS encoding DUF3857 domain-containing protein, with the protein MNWSKLSNKHLYILAFYGIFAFTGNAQNSLDAYKKQYPDFNELVLNDSQSYDISIEDNKLKVVQDNQFESIILTDNGIVGNKESFSYSELVKLLGYDAYSVVTANGKEKKIKVTQTNEIQSGQSSVFYDDVKERQLLFPNLEAGAKKVYNYQVEFLDPFLLHKFIFGGGLPIKNSILEIKTDKNINIGYKIFNDPTNAIVFSRTEKKGKWIYKWTLKDAKPVKMEGNSPGYLYIIPHINIYIKDYTVNNKKVDVLGDIDKLYNYYRGFTKNLNQTEDPTLKAITLKITENLTNDDDKVKSIFYWVKDNIKYIAFENGYEGFIPREASLICERKFGDCKDMASIITAMAKYANVKNVYICWIGTREIPYSYEELPTPAVDNHMIAVYKKGEEYIFLDATDKETLYGIPTAFIQAKEAMYNDGETYKIIPVPVVPAERNEVKEQVKMKIDKDKLIGSGNVEYYGYNRSRLLSRIGDATNKTRFEMIKGLVLKGNNKFNLKDYTEENIKDRDKPYQISYNFDLGNYIVKVDKEMYVNLFLDKPLEKVIIEKDRSSKFEFEHLNYINSLYELEIPQNCTVKYLPKNFSIDNDYIKADFVYEQKNNKIILHSQLKQKKLLLDKPDFELWNKTIKELKNNYTDTLILLEK; encoded by the coding sequence ATGAATTGGTCGAAATTATCAAATAAACACTTATATATATTGGCTTTTTACGGGATTTTTGCTTTTACCGGCAATGCCCAAAATTCCCTTGATGCCTACAAAAAACAATATCCCGATTTTAATGAATTAGTCTTAAATGACTCCCAATCTTATGATATTTCTATTGAAGACAACAAGCTAAAAGTTGTTCAGGACAATCAATTTGAATCCATCATTCTAACGGATAATGGGATTGTTGGCAATAAAGAATCCTTCAGTTATTCGGAATTGGTCAAACTATTGGGCTATGATGCCTATTCAGTAGTCACCGCCAATGGCAAAGAAAAAAAGATCAAGGTTACCCAAACCAACGAAATACAGTCTGGTCAAAGTTCGGTATTTTATGATGACGTTAAAGAACGCCAACTCCTTTTTCCAAATCTGGAAGCCGGAGCCAAAAAAGTGTATAACTATCAAGTGGAATTTTTGGATCCTTTTTTACTGCACAAATTTATTTTTGGCGGCGGATTGCCCATCAAAAACTCCATATTGGAAATAAAAACGGACAAGAACATCAACATTGGATATAAAATCTTCAATGATCCAACCAATGCCATTGTATTTTCAAGAACAGAAAAAAAAGGAAAATGGATTTACAAATGGACTTTAAAAGATGCAAAACCCGTGAAAATGGAAGGCAATTCACCTGGTTATTTGTATATAATTCCGCACATCAATATTTACATCAAGGATTATACGGTCAACAATAAAAAGGTGGATGTTTTAGGAGACATCGACAAGTTGTACAACTACTACAGAGGTTTTACAAAAAACTTGAACCAAACCGAAGACCCAACATTAAAAGCCATTACACTCAAAATAACAGAGAATTTAACCAATGACGACGACAAGGTAAAAAGTATTTTCTATTGGGTAAAAGACAATATCAAATACATCGCTTTCGAAAACGGATATGAAGGTTTTATTCCAAGAGAAGCGAGTTTAATTTGCGAAAGAAAATTTGGCGATTGCAAGGATATGGCCAGCATTATCACGGCTATGGCTAAATACGCCAATGTCAAAAACGTTTATATTTGTTGGATTGGAACACGCGAGATTCCTTATTCTTATGAAGAATTACCCACTCCGGCGGTTGACAACCACATGATTGCCGTTTATAAAAAAGGAGAAGAATACATCTTTCTGGATGCCACCGACAAGGAAACCCTTTATGGAATTCCAACCGCTTTCATTCAAGCAAAAGAAGCGATGTATAATGATGGAGAAACCTATAAGATCATCCCGGTTCCAGTTGTTCCTGCCGAAAGAAATGAGGTAAAGGAGCAGGTAAAAATGAAGATTGACAAAGACAAATTGATAGGTTCAGGAAACGTGGAATACTATGGTTACAACAGAAGTCGCCTGTTATCCAGAATTGGAGATGCCACAAACAAAACCCGATTCGAAATGATTAAAGGTCTTGTATTGAAAGGCAACAACAAGTTTAATTTAAAAGATTACACCGAAGAAAACATCAAGGACCGGGACAAACCGTATCAAATAAGTTACAATTTTGATTTGGGCAATTATATCGTGAAAGTAGACAAGGAAATGTATGTCAATTTATTCTTGGACAAACCTTTGGAAAAAGTCATAATCGAAAAAGATCGTTCTTCGAAATTTGAGTTTGAACATTTGAATTACATCAACAGCCTGTATGAACTGGAAATTCCGCAGAATTGCACGGTAAAATACTTGCCGAAAAACTTCAGCATAGACAACGATTATATCAAAGCAGATTTTGTCTACGAGCAAAAAAACAATAAAATAATCTTACATTCGCAACTCAAACAAAAGAAATTATTGCTGGACAAACCAGACTTTGAACTTTGGAACAAGACCATAAAAGAACTGAAAAACAATTATACTGATACCCTAATTTTATTGGAAAAATAA